One genomic region from Arthrobacter sp. YN encodes:
- a CDS encoding MBL fold metallo-hydrolase: MAASGTSPNDDSSLQRSSEFTRFRLAPNPGPMSLDGTNSYIIGVPGSGHVAVVDPGPADERHLAALAAAGAVDAVLITHRHADHTEASARFHQLTGAPVRAASPEYCHGGEPLTDGEVLTAGGVEIRVVATPGHTSDSVCFHLPGDGPHGSVLTGDTILGRGTTVLDYPDGRLGDYLASLDRLEAIGPATLLPAHGPVLPALDATCREYREHREQRLDQIRAALKHLGSDASIEAVTDAVYPDVDPSVRWAAETSVAAQLDYLRS, from the coding sequence ATGGCGGCTTCCGGCACTTCACCGAACGACGACTCCTCCCTGCAGCGCAGCAGTGAATTCACCCGCTTCCGGTTGGCCCCAAACCCCGGACCCATGAGTCTGGACGGCACCAACTCTTACATTATTGGCGTGCCGGGCTCCGGCCACGTGGCGGTGGTGGACCCGGGACCGGCCGATGAACGGCATCTGGCGGCACTCGCGGCGGCCGGCGCTGTTGATGCAGTACTGATCACCCACCGCCACGCAGACCACACGGAGGCCTCGGCCCGCTTCCATCAGCTGACCGGGGCTCCGGTCCGGGCTGCATCCCCGGAGTATTGTCACGGGGGCGAGCCACTCACGGACGGCGAAGTCCTGACGGCAGGCGGCGTTGAAATCCGCGTTGTTGCAACCCCTGGCCACACCTCCGATTCCGTGTGCTTCCATCTCCCCGGCGACGGCCCGCACGGCTCAGTGCTCACGGGGGACACCATTCTGGGACGCGGCACCACGGTCCTTGATTATCCCGACGGCCGGTTGGGCGACTATCTTGCAAGCTTGGACAGGCTGGAAGCAATTGGACCTGCAACCCTTCTACCGGCCCATGGTCCCGTGCTCCCTGCGTTGGACGCGACGTGCCGCGAGTATCGTGAGCATCGCGAACAGCGCCTCGACCAGATCAGGGCTGCCCTGAAGCACTTGGGCAGTGACGCATCGATCGAGGCAGTCACCGACGCCGTCTATCCCGACGTCGACCCTTCCGTCAGGTGGGCGGCGGAGACTTCCGTGGCAGCGCAACTGGATTACCTCCGGAGCTAA
- a CDS encoding branched-chain amino acid aminotransferase — translation MTQTAHGVEFSQQLSETPKSAEERAAVLANPGFGDYFTDHTAVVDYKVDADGNGGWQNARIEPYGPISLDPSAAVLHYGQEIFEGLKAYRHADGSVWTFRPEANAARLNKSARRLALPELPEEYFLGAIRELVQADKEWVPSGDGEALYLRPFMIATEAFLGVRAAREVSFRVIASPAGNYFGGELKPVSIWISREYARAGRGGTGAAKCGGNYAASLIAQQEAEANGCKQVLFLDHFNDDAVEELGGMNVFFVMKDGSLVTPALSGTILEGVTRMSVIQVAKDMGREVTERKITLDEWRDGVASGDITEVFACGTAAVITPIGVLKDATEFIGSEDAKAGDTTMAIRQQLLGIQTGTVEDTHGWLTRLV, via the coding sequence ATGACTCAGACTGCCCATGGCGTCGAATTCAGCCAGCAGCTTTCGGAAACCCCGAAGTCTGCTGAGGAGCGTGCAGCCGTCCTGGCGAACCCAGGCTTCGGCGACTACTTCACCGACCACACCGCCGTCGTCGACTACAAAGTTGACGCCGATGGCAATGGCGGTTGGCAGAATGCCCGGATCGAGCCCTACGGACCCATCTCCCTGGACCCTTCGGCTGCGGTCCTGCACTACGGCCAGGAAATCTTCGAGGGCCTCAAGGCCTACCGTCACGCTGACGGTTCCGTCTGGACCTTCCGGCCCGAAGCCAACGCTGCGCGCTTGAACAAGTCCGCGCGTCGCCTCGCCCTCCCGGAGTTGCCCGAGGAGTACTTCCTGGGCGCCATCCGCGAACTCGTGCAGGCAGACAAGGAATGGGTTCCGTCCGGCGACGGTGAAGCCCTTTACCTGCGTCCGTTCATGATCGCGACGGAGGCGTTCCTCGGCGTCCGGGCTGCCCGCGAAGTGTCCTTCCGCGTCATCGCCTCGCCGGCCGGCAACTACTTCGGTGGCGAGCTCAAGCCCGTCTCCATCTGGATCTCCCGCGAATACGCCCGTGCCGGCCGCGGCGGTACCGGTGCTGCAAAGTGTGGCGGCAACTACGCCGCTTCCCTGATCGCGCAGCAGGAAGCCGAAGCGAACGGGTGCAAGCAGGTACTCTTCCTGGACCACTTCAACGACGACGCCGTGGAAGAACTCGGCGGTATGAACGTCTTCTTCGTCATGAAGGACGGCTCCCTGGTCACCCCGGCCCTCAGCGGCACCATCCTTGAAGGGGTCACCCGCATGTCGGTCATCCAGGTGGCCAAGGACATGGGGCGCGAAGTCACCGAGCGTAAGATCACCCTGGACGAATGGCGCGACGGTGTGGCCTCCGGCGACATCACCGAGGTCTTCGCTTGCGGTACGGCAGCCGTGATCACACCAATCGGAGTTCTCAAGGACGCCACGGAGTTCATCGGCTCCGAAGACGCAAAGGCCGGCGACACCACCATGGCTATCCGCCAGCAGCTTTTGGGCATCCAGACCGGAACCGTAGAGGACACCCACGGCTGGCTGACCCGCCTGGTCTAG
- a CDS encoding 3-isopropylmalate dehydrogenase produces MSATSINLAVIPGDGIGPEVIAEAVKVLEKAVAAEGVALELTNYKLGAQHWLETGETLPDEVLTDLRTRDAILFGAVGAAPGDTRIPSGIIEREMLLKLRFSLDHFVNLRPSRLYGTVGSPLANPGTIDFIVVREGTEGPYVGNGGTLRGGTPHEVATEVSLNTAHGVERVVRDAFRRANERPRKHVTLVHKHNVLVFAGHLWKRTVEAVAQEFPEVTHDYLHIDAATIFMVTDPSRFDVIVTDNLFGDILTDLAAAVTGGIGLAASGNINMDRTAPSMFEPVHGSAPDIAGQQKADPTAAILSAVLLLDHLGYTTAARKIEAAVVADVESRTGEPRSTAAIGDAIAAAL; encoded by the coding sequence ATGAGTGCAACGTCCATCAATCTCGCTGTCATCCCAGGCGACGGCATTGGCCCTGAGGTCATCGCCGAAGCCGTCAAGGTCCTCGAAAAGGCTGTCGCCGCCGAAGGCGTTGCCCTCGAACTGACCAACTACAAGCTCGGCGCCCAGCACTGGCTTGAGACCGGCGAGACCCTCCCGGACGAGGTCCTGACCGACCTCCGCACCCGCGATGCCATCCTCTTCGGGGCAGTCGGTGCGGCCCCGGGCGATACCCGCATCCCATCCGGGATCATCGAACGCGAAATGCTGCTCAAGCTCCGCTTCAGCCTGGACCACTTTGTGAACCTGCGCCCGTCCCGCTTGTACGGCACCGTCGGCAGCCCCCTGGCAAACCCGGGCACCATCGACTTCATCGTGGTGCGCGAAGGCACCGAAGGTCCCTATGTAGGCAACGGCGGCACCCTGCGCGGCGGCACTCCCCACGAGGTGGCCACCGAGGTGTCCCTCAATACCGCCCACGGCGTGGAGCGCGTTGTCCGCGATGCGTTCCGTCGCGCCAACGAGCGTCCGCGCAAGCACGTCACGCTCGTCCACAAGCACAATGTGCTGGTGTTCGCCGGGCACTTGTGGAAGCGCACCGTTGAAGCAGTGGCCCAGGAATTCCCCGAGGTCACCCACGACTACCTCCACATCGACGCCGCCACCATTTTCATGGTGACCGACCCGTCCCGCTTCGATGTCATCGTCACCGACAACCTCTTCGGCGACATCCTCACCGACCTCGCCGCAGCCGTGACCGGCGGCATTGGCCTGGCGGCATCGGGCAACATCAACATGGACCGCACCGCACCGTCCATGTTTGAGCCCGTCCATGGCTCAGCTCCGGATATCGCCGGACAACAGAAAGCCGATCCCACCGCGGCCATCCTCTCCGCAGTGCTCCTCCTGGACCACCTTGGCTACACCACGGCGGCCCGCAAGATCGAGGCGGCAGTAGTCGCCGACGTCGAAAGCCGCACCGGCGAGCCACGCAGCACAGCTGCCATCGGCGATGCCATCGCGGCCGCACTCTAG
- a CDS encoding sensor histidine kinase has product MDRRHAVYEWFRINRFIVDLTATCLLILLFGPVYLIADRPWLSLLSCSLLLPLAWRRTQPAMAAGAVIVVCLIQWAVGAEPVAGQIAVPLVIYATAAYGPAWASRSVLIAGLAGGVMLTTRLFSTTAESGIMGLTIGTLYTVLIWMLVLVSWTLGDLTRVRRLQLQALEDRTRRLEVEQVQERKLAAADERSHIAREMHDIVAHSLSVIITQADGARYAAAAKPELATEALATIAATGRDSLGEMRRLLGVLRSDDDSPTRPQPRLSDLDELLLGFRAATLQVAFEQSGVPRRALPAGAELTAYRIIQEALTNVMKHAGPKATAGVTLTWQARGLQLDIVDDGRGAAADPPAPGGGNGLLGMGERVSLYDGSLTARPEQGGGFRVSAFIPYSEA; this is encoded by the coding sequence GTGGATAGAAGGCACGCAGTATACGAATGGTTCCGGATCAACCGCTTCATCGTGGACCTGACGGCAACGTGCCTGCTGATCCTCCTCTTCGGCCCGGTCTACCTGATTGCTGACCGCCCGTGGCTCTCCCTCTTGTCCTGCAGCCTCCTGCTCCCCCTTGCTTGGCGACGCACCCAACCCGCCATGGCCGCCGGCGCGGTGATCGTTGTATGCCTGATCCAATGGGCGGTGGGCGCCGAACCGGTGGCAGGGCAAATCGCCGTTCCCCTGGTCATCTACGCGACGGCGGCCTATGGTCCTGCGTGGGCCAGCCGCAGTGTCCTGATTGCAGGCCTCGCCGGTGGCGTCATGCTGACCACCCGGCTGTTCTCGACCACCGCGGAATCGGGAATCATGGGCCTCACCATCGGCACGCTGTACACCGTCCTGATCTGGATGCTGGTGCTGGTGAGCTGGACCCTCGGCGACCTCACACGCGTCCGCAGGCTCCAACTTCAGGCGCTGGAAGACCGAACGCGGCGCCTCGAGGTGGAACAGGTGCAGGAACGTAAACTGGCCGCTGCCGACGAACGCTCCCACATTGCCCGGGAAATGCACGACATCGTGGCGCACTCCTTGTCCGTGATCATCACCCAGGCCGATGGAGCCCGATACGCTGCCGCCGCGAAACCCGAACTCGCTACGGAAGCGCTGGCTACCATTGCCGCCACGGGCAGGGACTCCCTGGGCGAAATGCGCAGGCTGCTGGGTGTCCTCCGCTCCGACGACGACTCCCCTACCCGCCCGCAACCGCGGCTCTCGGACTTGGACGAGCTCCTCCTCGGCTTCCGTGCGGCCACCCTTCAGGTGGCTTTTGAACAGAGCGGCGTCCCTCGCCGCGCACTCCCGGCCGGAGCGGAGCTCACGGCGTATCGCATCATCCAGGAAGCCCTCACCAATGTCATGAAGCACGCCGGACCGAAGGCGACGGCGGGCGTCACCCTGACGTGGCAGGCCCGGGGCCTGCAACTGGACATCGTCGACGACGGCCGGGGCGCCGCTGCTGATCCGCCGGCACCTGGCGGCGGCAACGGCTTGCTGGGCATGGGTGAGAGGGTCTCCCTCTACGATGGTTCTTTGACCGCACGCCCGGAGCAGGGCGGCGGTTTCCGTGTGTCCGCTTTCATCCCGTATTCGGAGGCCTAG
- a CDS encoding response regulator translates to MPEIPAPIRVALVDDQQLVRSGFGMLINSQPDLEVVAEAGNGIEAVQALSATAADVVLMDVRMPGMDGIEATRRILEQAAAQPSGSQRAEIKIVVLTTFDLDEYALAAIQAGASGFLLKDAPPEELLEAIRTVYRGDAVIAPSTTRRLLDHVAPLLRTQTPEQSEHAAAVERLTAREREVFQLIAQGQSNPEIAAGLFLSEATVKTHVGHILAKLGARDRVQVVVIAYETGVVAPGS, encoded by the coding sequence ATGCCAGAAATTCCTGCGCCCATCAGGGTGGCACTCGTTGATGACCAACAGTTGGTCCGTTCGGGTTTTGGCATGCTGATCAATTCGCAGCCGGACCTCGAAGTCGTGGCCGAGGCAGGCAATGGGATCGAGGCTGTCCAGGCCCTGTCCGCTACCGCCGCCGATGTGGTCCTGATGGATGTCCGCATGCCCGGTATGGATGGCATAGAAGCGACCCGCCGCATCCTGGAACAGGCGGCGGCACAGCCCTCCGGTTCGCAGCGGGCGGAGATCAAGATCGTGGTACTGACCACCTTCGACCTGGATGAGTATGCGCTGGCCGCCATCCAAGCCGGCGCCAGCGGATTCCTCCTGAAGGACGCTCCACCCGAAGAGCTCCTGGAGGCCATCCGCACCGTTTACCGTGGGGACGCGGTGATAGCTCCCTCCACCACCCGGCGTTTGCTGGACCATGTGGCACCCTTGCTGCGGACGCAAACACCCGAGCAGAGCGAGCACGCTGCTGCCGTCGAGCGCCTGACGGCCCGCGAGCGCGAGGTGTTCCAGCTCATCGCGCAGGGACAGTCCAATCCCGAGATCGCAGCAGGGCTGTTCCTCTCCGAGGCCACGGTGAAAACCCATGTGGGGCATATCCTTGCCAAGTTGGGTGCCCGGGACCGGGTGCAAGTGGTGGTCATAGCCTATGAGACCGGCGTAGTAGCCCCCGGCTCCTAG
- a CDS encoding ABC transporter ATP-binding protein — protein sequence MTTFTPLSHPSGTDRPAGSDDAQARPAVEAHELTKSYGRADTTVTALDKVSVSFDAGKFTAIMGPSGSGKSTLMHCLAGLDTADSGRIVLGGTELTGLNDRQLTALRRERIGFVFQAFNLVPTLTAEQNITLPLALAGTTADAGWLDTVVSTLGLKDRLKHRPHELSGGQQQRVAVARALLTRPDVVFGDEPTGNLDSKAGGEVLALLRRSSQEMGQTIIMVTHDPVAASYADRVVLMSDGGLVGEIHDPTADSVLAAIGKLGA from the coding sequence ATGACAACCTTCACGCCCCTCTCCCACCCGTCAGGAACCGATCGCCCCGCGGGGTCCGATGATGCCCAGGCCCGACCCGCCGTCGAGGCCCACGAGCTGACCAAGAGCTACGGCCGCGCCGATACCACTGTCACCGCGCTGGACAAGGTGTCCGTGAGCTTTGACGCCGGAAAGTTCACGGCGATCATGGGCCCCTCAGGATCCGGGAAGTCCACCTTGATGCATTGCCTGGCCGGCCTTGATACGGCTGACTCCGGCCGCATCGTCCTGGGGGGCACTGAATTGACCGGCCTCAACGACCGTCAGCTCACCGCGCTCCGCCGGGAGAGGATCGGCTTCGTTTTCCAGGCTTTCAACCTGGTGCCTACGTTGACGGCCGAGCAGAACATCACGCTTCCGCTCGCTTTGGCGGGGACCACCGCCGACGCCGGATGGCTCGATACCGTTGTCAGCACCCTGGGTTTGAAGGACCGCCTGAAGCACCGCCCCCATGAGCTTTCCGGCGGCCAGCAGCAGCGCGTAGCAGTAGCCCGTGCCCTGTTGACCCGTCCCGACGTCGTTTTTGGTGATGAGCCTACGGGCAACCTTGACTCCAAGGCCGGCGGCGAAGTGCTGGCGTTGCTCCGCCGGAGCAGCCAGGAGATGGGACAGACCATCATCATGGTCACCCACGATCCCGTGGCCGCCAGCTATGCCGACCGCGTTGTCCTGATGAGCGACGGCGGCCTGGTGGGCGAGATCCACGATCCCACCGCAGACTCCGTCCTGGCAGCCATCGGCAAGCTGGGGGCCTGA
- a CDS encoding ABC transporter permease gives MLRVAVSQLTTHFRRFVAIGLAVMLSVMFLSATLMVGASTNASLGASIGEAYRNADLVATSKNGEAFTQAAVEAAASAPSVEDSYAERSTYVMFEAGGGEQYGRLRNAAPASLEGAVLSSGSMPSKASEAVIDVKTAGHLGLTVGSTLELRGAGPVKNAKVSITGLIQATNDPFSSSAAQLVASESVLNAVQDAGAGFTGVQFSLKAGEDVAAAKEYITHRMEAAGAAGPVLETAQEKVTSTVAMLSAGQDQLTIVLLAFAGVAILVSTLVVANTFSVLVAQRTRELALLRCLGAGRAQIRGSVMLEALVVGFLSSVMGVLAATGLMTGLIAWAKSQPEQAFATLAVPPSAIIAGLVAGTLLTVVAALVPAKAATAVAPLAALRPSDDASVRNKRGKVRLVLGLVALLGGAAALVYGSVNVSLGVALLGGAASFVGILLCSTLFIPTVVALAGRLAAPAGVPGKLAAVNATRNPARTSATAAALLIGVTLVSLMMTGAATSRQAFNDTLAENYPVDLSAQTAVDGSGDHGQALARIKALDGVSAAVLLQPVGTLGDSAAPEGGMTIYGLSAADAVSVLRDNNLKPGPGTVYLPEDSPEGTATISTAAGTVSLDAKVLRTRHVPAFVESSSIAASPLPETASMVWVKLDDSVSTDRVQALQKDIAAALGVQERTVSGAAIERVTFNSIIDVLLLVVTGLLGIAVVIALIGVANTLSLSVLERTRENSLLRALGLTKGQLRGMLAIEAVLVAGVAAIMGAGMGIVYGWLGAQATLGGVASVVPAVPWLQLAAVFGVAVVAGLLASVIPARRAARLSPVEGLATA, from the coding sequence ATGCTGCGTGTCGCCGTTTCCCAACTGACGACCCATTTCCGGCGGTTCGTCGCAATCGGACTCGCGGTCATGTTGTCCGTCATGTTCCTCTCCGCCACGCTGATGGTGGGTGCAAGCACGAATGCCTCCTTGGGGGCCAGCATCGGTGAGGCGTACCGCAACGCTGACCTTGTCGCCACGTCCAAGAACGGTGAAGCATTCACCCAGGCAGCTGTGGAGGCTGCCGCGTCCGCTCCTTCAGTGGAGGACAGCTACGCCGAGCGGTCCACTTATGTCATGTTCGAGGCCGGTGGTGGCGAGCAGTATGGGCGGTTGCGCAATGCGGCGCCCGCTTCCTTGGAGGGCGCGGTCCTGTCCTCGGGGTCCATGCCGTCAAAGGCTTCGGAGGCTGTGATCGACGTCAAGACGGCCGGGCATCTTGGCCTGACCGTGGGGAGCACGCTTGAGCTCCGTGGCGCCGGACCTGTCAAGAACGCCAAGGTGAGCATTACGGGCCTCATACAGGCCACCAATGATCCCTTCTCGTCGTCGGCAGCCCAGCTGGTGGCCTCGGAATCTGTGCTGAACGCGGTCCAGGACGCCGGGGCAGGGTTTACCGGGGTGCAGTTCTCGCTCAAGGCCGGCGAGGACGTGGCCGCCGCCAAGGAGTACATCACCCATCGCATGGAAGCTGCGGGGGCTGCTGGGCCTGTGCTGGAAACAGCCCAGGAGAAGGTCACCTCCACTGTTGCCATGCTGAGCGCTGGTCAGGATCAACTGACCATCGTGCTGCTCGCGTTCGCCGGCGTGGCCATCCTGGTCTCCACGTTGGTGGTGGCCAACACCTTCTCCGTTCTTGTGGCACAGCGAACCAGGGAGTTGGCGCTGCTGCGCTGCCTCGGTGCCGGGCGGGCACAAATCCGTGGGTCCGTCATGCTCGAAGCCCTGGTGGTCGGTTTCCTTTCCTCTGTAATGGGCGTCCTGGCGGCTACGGGCCTGATGACCGGGTTGATCGCTTGGGCCAAGTCCCAGCCTGAGCAGGCGTTCGCGACACTGGCTGTACCGCCGTCGGCCATTATTGCCGGCCTGGTGGCCGGAACCTTGTTGACCGTGGTCGCGGCGTTGGTTCCGGCCAAGGCGGCTACCGCCGTCGCGCCTCTTGCCGCCTTGCGGCCAAGCGATGACGCGTCCGTCCGGAACAAGCGCGGCAAGGTACGCCTTGTCCTGGGCTTGGTGGCCCTGCTGGGCGGAGCAGCAGCCCTGGTGTACGGCAGCGTGAACGTTTCGCTGGGCGTTGCGCTGTTGGGCGGGGCTGCCTCGTTCGTGGGCATTCTCCTCTGCTCCACGCTGTTCATCCCCACGGTGGTTGCCCTGGCCGGCAGGCTCGCCGCACCCGCGGGAGTCCCGGGCAAGCTCGCGGCCGTGAACGCCACGCGCAACCCAGCCCGCACCTCGGCGACCGCGGCCGCGCTGCTCATCGGTGTCACGTTGGTCTCGCTCATGATGACGGGCGCGGCCACATCCCGGCAGGCATTCAACGACACCTTGGCCGAGAACTACCCTGTGGACCTGTCGGCACAGACTGCCGTGGATGGTTCAGGCGACCACGGGCAGGCCCTCGCGAGGATCAAGGCACTCGACGGCGTCAGCGCTGCGGTCTTGCTGCAGCCGGTAGGAACACTGGGCGATTCCGCTGCACCGGAAGGCGGCATGACCATCTACGGCCTTTCCGCCGCAGATGCAGTCTCTGTGCTGCGCGATAACAACCTGAAGCCGGGCCCGGGCACGGTTTACCTTCCAGAAGACTCTCCAGAGGGTACTGCGACTATCTCGACGGCGGCGGGCACGGTTTCGCTCGACGCCAAGGTGCTGCGGACCCGCCATGTTCCGGCGTTTGTGGAAAGTTCCAGCATCGCTGCGTCCCCGCTGCCGGAAACGGCATCCATGGTGTGGGTGAAGCTGGACGATTCCGTGTCCACGGACCGGGTGCAGGCTCTCCAGAAAGACATCGCGGCAGCATTGGGGGTGCAGGAGCGAACCGTCAGCGGGGCTGCGATCGAGCGCGTGACGTTCAACAGCATCATTGATGTGCTCCTGTTGGTTGTCACCGGACTGCTTGGTATCGCCGTGGTGATTGCGTTGATCGGCGTGGCCAACACCTTGTCCCTCTCGGTCTTGGAACGGACCAGGGAGAACTCCCTCCTCAGGGCCCTGGGCCTGACCAAGGGCCAGCTGCGGGGCATGCTGGCCATCGAAGCCGTGCTCGTCGCCGGGGTGGCCGCCATCATGGGTGCAGGCATGGGCATCGTCTACGGATGGCTGGGGGCGCAGGCGACCCTCGGAGGCGTAGCCAGCGTTGTTCCGGCCGTACCGTGGCTGCAACTGGCCGCAGTATTTGGAGTGGCCGTGGTGGCCGGGCTCCTGGCGTCGGTGATCCCGGCCCGGCGCGCCGCACGCCTCTCCCCCGTCGAGGGCCTGGCCACCGCCTAA
- the metG gene encoding methionine--tRNA ligase has protein sequence MTSPEKSPFYITTAISYPNGVPHIGHAYEVIATDAMARFKRLDGHEVFFMTGTDEHGLKMQQSAEKEGITAKQLADRNSAAFKQMSQDLGISHDRFIRTTDQDHYAASQAIWKKMEANGDIYLSKYEGWYSVRDEAYYVEDDTVVKEDGLRYSKETDTLVTWTAEESYFFRLSNYQEKLLALYEAQPEFGAPQSRFNEVISFVKRGLEDLSISRTTFDWGVPVPGDEKHVMYVWVDALTNYLTGVGYPDIESESFKKFWPADVHVIGKDISRFHAIYWPAFLMSAGLELPQRVMIHGFLTNNGVKMSKSLGNVVAPQDFVAQYGLDQCRYFFLREVPFGADGNYNHEAIVGRMNSDLANNFGNLAQRSLSMVAKNCEGKVPVPGDFTAEDTALLTQAGELLATARSAFDKQEFSRALEAIWTVLGDTNAYFADQAPWVLRKTDIARMNTVLYVTLEVVRIVAILAQPVMPSSSAKLLEVLGQAEGEARQFAAIATPIVAGTQLPAPAPIFPRYEEPAEA, from the coding sequence GTGACGTCTCCAGAGAAATCCCCGTTCTACATCACCACCGCAATCAGCTACCCCAACGGCGTGCCGCACATCGGCCACGCCTACGAGGTCATTGCAACTGATGCCATGGCGCGCTTCAAGCGCCTTGACGGCCATGAAGTGTTCTTCATGACCGGAACGGACGAGCACGGACTCAAGATGCAGCAGTCTGCCGAGAAAGAAGGCATCACTGCCAAGCAGCTCGCCGACCGCAACTCGGCTGCGTTCAAGCAGATGAGCCAGGACCTGGGGATCTCCCATGACCGCTTCATCCGCACCACCGACCAGGACCACTACGCCGCCTCGCAGGCCATTTGGAAGAAGATGGAAGCCAATGGCGACATCTACCTGTCCAAGTACGAGGGCTGGTACTCCGTCCGTGACGAGGCGTACTACGTAGAAGACGACACCGTTGTGAAAGAGGACGGTCTCCGTTACTCCAAGGAGACGGACACCCTGGTCACCTGGACTGCGGAGGAGAGCTACTTCTTCCGGCTTTCCAACTACCAGGAAAAGCTCCTTGCCCTCTATGAGGCGCAGCCCGAGTTCGGCGCACCGCAGTCCCGTTTCAACGAGGTCATCAGTTTCGTCAAGCGTGGTCTTGAGGACCTGTCCATCAGCCGTACCACCTTCGACTGGGGCGTTCCTGTCCCCGGCGATGAGAAGCACGTCATGTACGTCTGGGTTGACGCCCTGACCAACTACCTTACCGGCGTTGGCTACCCGGACATCGAGTCGGAATCCTTCAAGAAGTTCTGGCCCGCCGACGTCCACGTGATCGGCAAGGACATTTCGCGTTTCCATGCGATCTACTGGCCGGCGTTCCTCATGAGCGCCGGACTTGAGCTGCCACAGCGCGTCATGATCCACGGCTTCCTCACCAACAACGGCGTGAAGATGTCCAAGTCCCTGGGCAACGTCGTCGCGCCGCAGGACTTCGTAGCGCAGTACGGCCTGGACCAGTGCCGGTACTTCTTCCTCCGCGAAGTTCCGTTCGGTGCGGATGGCAATTACAACCACGAGGCGATCGTGGGCCGCATGAACTCGGATCTGGCCAACAACTTCGGCAACCTTGCCCAGCGTTCGCTGTCCATGGTGGCGAAAAACTGCGAAGGCAAGGTCCCGGTGCCCGGAGATTTCACGGCGGAGGACACTGCCTTGCTGACGCAGGCAGGGGAGTTGCTGGCAACAGCCCGTTCAGCGTTCGACAAGCAGGAATTCAGCCGCGCGCTGGAAGCCATCTGGACCGTACTGGGCGATACCAACGCCTACTTTGCGGACCAGGCCCCCTGGGTCCTGCGGAAGACCGACATCGCCCGCATGAATACGGTTTTGTACGTCACCTTGGAGGTAGTGAGGATCGTCGCGATCCTCGCCCAGCCGGTCATGCCGTCGTCGTCCGCCAAGCTGCTTGAAGTCCTGGGCCAAGCCGAAGGCGAGGCGAGGCAGTTCGCCGCGATCGCCACGCCGATCGTTGCGGGCACCCAGTTGCCGGCTCCTGCCCCGATCTTCCCCCGCTACGAAGAGCCTGCCGAAGCCTAG
- a CDS encoding ABC transporter ATP-binding protein yields MTDKLNPELTATPESTEESLQTRANTIVKASDHATPLELSRVTIHYGGDKGGAEEVDVVDDFNLTLHAGEMHCIAGRSGSGKTSILTVSAGLTLPTSGKVFWEGLPLDTMGDDEIADRRRALIGYVDQGGALIDGMSALENVLLPAVPDGEVEQRTEMAKDLLDLVGLGRRMRHRPAQLSGGERQRVAIARALILGTRVLVVDEPTASLDRAAANRIIGILKDTTSDGIAVLVASHDHELVRLSDTLTELN; encoded by the coding sequence ATGACTGACAAACTCAACCCCGAGCTGACGGCCACCCCGGAATCCACGGAAGAGTCGCTGCAGACCCGCGCCAACACGATCGTGAAGGCCTCCGACCACGCAACTCCCTTGGAATTGAGCCGCGTCACCATCCACTACGGTGGCGACAAGGGTGGCGCCGAGGAAGTGGACGTCGTCGACGACTTCAACCTCACCCTGCACGCCGGAGAGATGCACTGCATCGCCGGCCGAAGCGGCTCCGGCAAGACCAGCATCTTGACGGTGAGCGCCGGACTGACGCTCCCGACGTCGGGCAAGGTCTTTTGGGAGGGCCTGCCTCTGGACACCATGGGCGATGACGAGATCGCCGACCGCCGCCGCGCACTCATCGGCTATGTGGACCAGGGCGGCGCCCTGATCGACGGCATGAGCGCCCTGGAGAACGTCCTGCTTCCCGCCGTGCCCGACGGCGAAGTGGAACAGCGGACGGAAATGGCCAAGGACCTCCTGGACCTGGTGGGCCTGGGTCGTCGCATGCGGCACCGTCCTGCACAGCTCTCCGGCGGTGAGCGCCAGCGCGTCGCCATCGCCCGCGCGCTGATCCTGGGCACCCGTGTGCTGGTAGTGGACGAACCCACGGCCAGCCTGGACCGGGCAGCAGCCAACCGCATCATCGGGATCCTGAAGGACACCACAAGCGATGGCATCGCCGTTCTGGTAGCCTCCCACGACCACGAGCTGGTGCGGCTCAGCGATACGCTGACCGAACTTAACTAA